The Syngnathoides biaculeatus isolate LvHL_M chromosome 6, ASM1980259v1, whole genome shotgun sequence genome has a window encoding:
- the LOC133501849 gene encoding patatin-like phospholipase domain-containing protein 2 isoform X1, with product MFPRREEWNISFAGCGFRSVYYLGAAACILERAPRLVYGASKICGASSGCLVAAALTVGLPIEDLFADLLAAAKEARKHCLSVFHPTFSLLRTLRDSLREKLPEDAHRRASGRLCVSLTRMSDGSNVLVSHFDSREELIQVLMCSCFFPVYCGFFPPSYRGQFYIDGALSNNMPLLELPNTITVAPFCSESDISPKDGAWATISVHCCNLSIQVTAGNVRRIYTSFLPPAPEELAEIFHSGYKDALHFLRQEELLGRSSDEVEVSMAAFGGQHLGLEHKHPQSLPLKVKKSLCVACRNAGDIPRSQSSSPFEGFYSMLTPLVLTLELILFLLKSLLKMTNKQQRQSGCHDNNSRFVCAFTYNFKGALEVFCAELNQCKGI from the exons ATGTTCCCCCGGCGCGAAGAGTGGAATATTTCCTTTGCGGGATGCGGTTTCCGAAGCGTTTACTACCTGGGAGCAGCGGCGTGCATCCTGGAGCGAGCGCCGCGCTTGGTGTATGGAGCCTCCAAGATCTGCGGCGCGTCTTCGGGATGCCTGGTGGCCGCGGCGTTGACTGTGGGACTCCCCATCG AAGATTTGTTTGCGGACTTGTTGGCGGCGGCCAAAGAGGCCAGAAAACATTGCCTGAGCGTCTTCCACCCGACCTTCAGCCTCCTGCGAACGCTGCGCGACTCCCTCCGAGAGAAACTTCCGGAAGATGCCCACAGGCGTGCCTCAGGGAGGCTGTGCGTGTCGCTCACCAGGATGAGCGACGGGAGCAATGTTCTGGTGTCTCACTTTGACAGTAGGGAGGAGCTTATACAG GTGCTAATGTGCAGCTGCTTCTTTCCCGTCTACTGCGGCTTCTTCCCGCCCTCCTACCGCGGACAG TTTTACATTGATGGGGCCCTGAGCAACAACATGCCGCTGCTGGAACTTCCTAACACCATCACGGTGGCGCCGTTCTGCAGCGAGAGCGACATTAGCCCCAAAGACGGCGCATGGGCTACCATCTCCGTGCACTGCTGTAATCTCAGCATCCAGGTGACTGCGGGAAACGTGCGACGCATCTACACCTCCTTCCTGCCTCCCGCCCCAGAG GAACTGGCTGAGATATTCCACAGTGGCTACAAGGATGCTCTTCACTTCCTGAGACAAGAGG AACTACTCGGAAGATCTTCGGACGAGGTGGAAGTTTCAATGGCAGCCTTTGGGGGACAACACTTGGGGTTGGAGCATAAACATCCACAAAGCCTCCCGCTCAAAGTTAAGAAAT cactGTGTGTGGCGTGTAGGAATGCAGGCGATATCCCAAGAAGCCAGAGCTCAAGTCCATTCGAAGGATTTTACTCCATGCTGACTCCACTGGTGTTGACGCTAGAGCTGATCTTGTTCCTTTTAAAGAG CCTGCTGAAAATGACCAACAAGCAGCAAAGACAAAgtggttgccatgacaacaacaGCAGGTTTGTGTGCGCGTTTACGTACAATTTTAAAGGTGCTTTGGAGGTTTTTTGTGCTGAATTAAATCAATGTAAAGGCATTTGA
- the LOC133502033 gene encoding nucleobindin-2-like isoform X2, protein MATVRGKALALCAQLLLSLWLCVHSLPIAVDQSKENTTAKEEEQSAPKTPGTGLHYDRYLQEVVEYLEKDPHFWEKLQNTNIEDIKNGKLAKELNFVQHNLRTKLDELKREEMNRLRMLIKAKLDIGAGEGWKVDHKALLKQFEHLNQDNPHSFEPDDLDRLIKSATKDLEHFDKERHDEFKRYEMMKEHERREKLKVMTEEERKKEEERYEEMRKKHADHAKVNHPGSEDQLKEVWEESDGLDPNDFDPKTFFKMHDTNGDGFFDENELEALFTKELEKVYNSQNEEDDMVEMEEERLRMREHVMTEVDTNRDRLVSFGEFMAATKKEEFQQKEGWETLEQQNSLFTEEELAAYEQQLAKEGKVIVEQGLELQKQREELQKKQEELNAQKHGLQQAMDELERRKSQSQAAIKDSGATGAGGETALNGHQS, encoded by the exons ATGGCGACGGTGCGAGGTAAAGCGCTGGCCCTTTGCGCTCAGCTTCTGCTCAGTCTGTGGCTGTGCGTTCACTCGCTGCCCATTGCTGTGGACCAGAGCAAGGAGAACACAACCGCcaaagaggaagaacaaagtgCCCCAAAAACTCCA GGCACCGGGCTACACTATGACCGCTATCTCCAGGAGGTCGtcgagtacctggagaaagacCCGCACTTTTGGGAGAAGttacaaaacacaaacatagaAGACATCAAG AACGGCAAACTTGCCAAAGAGCTGAACTTTGTCCAACACAATCTGCGCACCAAACTGGACGAGCTGAAGAGGGAGGAGATGAACCGGCTGCGAATGCTCATCAAAGCCAAACTGGACATCGGGGCGGGGGAAG GATGGAAAGTGGACCACAAGGCCTTGCTTAAACAGTTTGAGCACCTCAACCAAGACAACCCGCACTCGTTTGAGCCAGACGATCTGGACCGCCTCATCAAATCg GCCACTAAGGACCTGGAACACTTCGACAAGGAGCGCCACGATGAGTTCAAGCGCTACGAGATGATGAAGGAGCACGAAAGGCGGGAGAAGCTGAAGGTCATGACAGAGGAGGAACGCAAGAAGGAAGAGGAGCGCTACGAGGAGATGAGGAAGAAGCACGCCGACCACGCCAAGGTCAACCACCCG gGAAGTGAAGACCAGCTGAAGGAGGTGTGGGAGGAGTCCGACGGTCTCGACCCAAACGACTTTGATCCGAAGACCTTTTTCAAAATGCACG ACACCAATGGCGATGGTTTCTTTGACGAGAACGAGCTGGAGGCCCTCTTCACGAAAGAG CTGGAGAAGGTCTACAACTCTCAGAACGAAGAAGATGACATGGTGGAGATGGAGGAGGAGCGGCTACGCATGCGAGAGCACGTGATGACCGAG GTGGATACCAACAGAGACAGACTGGTGTCATTCGGCGAATTCATGGCGGCCACGAAGAAGGAGGAGTTCCAACAAAAGGAAGGCTGGGAG ACCTTGGAGCAGCAAAACTCGCTGTTCACCGAAGAGGAGCTGGCGGCGTACGAGCAGCAGCTGGCCAAGGAGGGCAAGGTAATCGTGGAACAGGGGCTGGAACTACAGAAGCAACGGGAGGAgctccagaagaagcaggaggagCTCAATGCTCAGAAGCACGGCCTTCAGCAG GCCATGGATGAACTGGAGAGGAGAAAAAGCCAATCCCAGGCTGCCATCAAAG ATTCTGGAGCAACAGGAGCTGGAGGTGAAACAGCGTTAAACGGGCATCAGTCGTAA
- the LOC133502033 gene encoding nucleobindin-2-like isoform X1 produces MATVRGKALALCAQLLLSLWLCVHSLPIAVDQSKENTTAKEEEQSAPKTPGTGLHYDRYLQEVVEYLEKDPHFWEKLQNTNIEDIKNGKLAKELNFVQHNLRTKLDELKREEMNRLRMLIKAKLDIGAGEGNGWKVDHKALLKQFEHLNQDNPHSFEPDDLDRLIKSATKDLEHFDKERHDEFKRYEMMKEHERREKLKVMTEEERKKEEERYEEMRKKHADHAKVNHPGSEDQLKEVWEESDGLDPNDFDPKTFFKMHDTNGDGFFDENELEALFTKELEKVYNSQNEEDDMVEMEEERLRMREHVMTEVDTNRDRLVSFGEFMAATKKEEFQQKEGWETLEQQNSLFTEEELAAYEQQLAKEGKVIVEQGLELQKQREELQKKQEELNAQKHGLQQAMDELERRKSQSQAAIKDSGATGAGGETALNGHQS; encoded by the exons ATGGCGACGGTGCGAGGTAAAGCGCTGGCCCTTTGCGCTCAGCTTCTGCTCAGTCTGTGGCTGTGCGTTCACTCGCTGCCCATTGCTGTGGACCAGAGCAAGGAGAACACAACCGCcaaagaggaagaacaaagtgCCCCAAAAACTCCA GGCACCGGGCTACACTATGACCGCTATCTCCAGGAGGTCGtcgagtacctggagaaagacCCGCACTTTTGGGAGAAGttacaaaacacaaacatagaAGACATCAAG AACGGCAAACTTGCCAAAGAGCTGAACTTTGTCCAACACAATCTGCGCACCAAACTGGACGAGCTGAAGAGGGAGGAGATGAACCGGCTGCGAATGCTCATCAAAGCCAAACTGGACATCGGGGCGGGGGAAGGTAACG GATGGAAAGTGGACCACAAGGCCTTGCTTAAACAGTTTGAGCACCTCAACCAAGACAACCCGCACTCGTTTGAGCCAGACGATCTGGACCGCCTCATCAAATCg GCCACTAAGGACCTGGAACACTTCGACAAGGAGCGCCACGATGAGTTCAAGCGCTACGAGATGATGAAGGAGCACGAAAGGCGGGAGAAGCTGAAGGTCATGACAGAGGAGGAACGCAAGAAGGAAGAGGAGCGCTACGAGGAGATGAGGAAGAAGCACGCCGACCACGCCAAGGTCAACCACCCG gGAAGTGAAGACCAGCTGAAGGAGGTGTGGGAGGAGTCCGACGGTCTCGACCCAAACGACTTTGATCCGAAGACCTTTTTCAAAATGCACG ACACCAATGGCGATGGTTTCTTTGACGAGAACGAGCTGGAGGCCCTCTTCACGAAAGAG CTGGAGAAGGTCTACAACTCTCAGAACGAAGAAGATGACATGGTGGAGATGGAGGAGGAGCGGCTACGCATGCGAGAGCACGTGATGACCGAG GTGGATACCAACAGAGACAGACTGGTGTCATTCGGCGAATTCATGGCGGCCACGAAGAAGGAGGAGTTCCAACAAAAGGAAGGCTGGGAG ACCTTGGAGCAGCAAAACTCGCTGTTCACCGAAGAGGAGCTGGCGGCGTACGAGCAGCAGCTGGCCAAGGAGGGCAAGGTAATCGTGGAACAGGGGCTGGAACTACAGAAGCAACGGGAGGAgctccagaagaagcaggaggagCTCAATGCTCAGAAGCACGGCCTTCAGCAG GCCATGGATGAACTGGAGAGGAGAAAAAGCCAATCCCAGGCTGCCATCAAAG ATTCTGGAGCAACAGGAGCTGGAGGTGAAACAGCGTTAAACGGGCATCAGTCGTAA
- the LOC133502036 gene encoding uncharacterized protein LOC133502036, producing MNIPVVDFGACTLDVDDITHTDLRKLSMELENAFTQVGFVFLQNTGITQEEVDGVMNASMKFFQQPDDLKQPFRRKTYPNCVVHGWLPFGTERVDPNKPEDLKESFNLTSLNPDIKWSTSVGFRETQTVFFQRCKELSLRILKVISQSLDVDPDILLSAHRHIETDENLTTLRSLYYPPVKSELAKEEQLRCGEHSDYGSITLLFQQSQGLQVRGRSGEFILVPCIPGAVLLNIADMMQRWTSDRFVSAVHRVLLPSADDSSSRQSLVFFLMPDDDAVISCLDGTNKYPPVRAGDYFVERLGYIYVDDDLSCRSGSQSENDPH from the exons ATGAACATCCCGGTGGTGGATTTCGGCGCTTGCACCCTCGACGTGGACGATATTACCCACACGGATCTGCGCAAGCTGAGCATGGAGTTAGAAAATGCTTTCACACAAGTGGgatttgtttttctgcagaATACGGGCATCACGCAGGAGGAG GTGGACGGCGTGATGAACGCTTCCATGAAGTTCTTCCAACAGCCGGATGACCTCAAACAACCGTTCCGGAGGAAAACCTACCCAAACTGCGTCGTCCACGGCTGGCTACCTTTCGGAACAGAAAG GGTCGATCCAAACAAGCCAGAAGATTTAAAAGAGTCGTTCAACTTGACTTCACTAAACCCTGACATA AAATGGTCAACCTCGGTGGGATTCCGGGAGACCCAGACGGTGTTTTTTCAACGCTGCAAAGAGCTGAGTTTGCGCATTTTGAAGGTGATATCCCAAAGTCTAGATGTGGACCCCGACATATTGCTGAGTGCACACCGTCATATTGAAA CCGATGAGAACCTCACAACACTGCGTTCGCTGTACTACCCGCCGGTGAAGAGCGAACTCGCCAAGGAGGAACAGCTGCGATGCGGAGAACATTCCGACTACGGGAGCATCACCTTGTTGTTCCAGCAATCCCAAGGACTGCAG GTGCGTGGGCGTTCGGGTGAGTTCATCCTGGTTCCGTGCATCCCCGGTGCCGTTCTCCTCAATATCGCCGACATGATGCAGCGTTGGACCAGTGACCGCTTTGTTTCTGCG GTCCACAGAGTTTTGCTGCCCTCCGCCGATGACTCCAGTTCACGGCAGTCCCTGGTTTTCTTCCTCATGCCCGACGACGACGCTGTGATCTCCTGCCTCGACGGAACAAACAAGTACCCACCGGTCCGGGCCGGAGACTACTTTGTAGAGCGCCTTGGCTACATCTACGTCGACGACGATTTGTCGTGTCGTAGTGGATCTCAGTCGGAAAACGATCCacattaa
- the LOC133501849 gene encoding patatin-like phospholipase domain-containing protein 2 isoform X2 — MFPRREEWNISFAGCGFRSVYYLGAAACILERAPRLVYGASKICGASSGCLVAAALTVGLPIEDLFADLLAAAKEARKHCLSVFHPTFSLLRTLRDSLREKLPEDAHRRASGRLCVSLTRMSDGSNVLVSHFDSREELIQVLMCSCFFPVYCGFFPPSYRGQFYIDGALSNNMPLLELPNTITVAPFCSESDISPKDGAWATISVHCCNLSIQVTAGNVRRIYTSFLPPAPEELAEIFHSGYKDALHFLRQEELLGRSSDEVEVSMAAFGGQHLGLEHKHPQSLPLKVKKSLCVACRNAGDIPRSQSSSPFEGFYSMLTPLVLTLELILFLLKSLLKMTNKQQRQSGCHDNNSSVSAKKKHSRLDLYSEKRY; from the exons ATGTTCCCCCGGCGCGAAGAGTGGAATATTTCCTTTGCGGGATGCGGTTTCCGAAGCGTTTACTACCTGGGAGCAGCGGCGTGCATCCTGGAGCGAGCGCCGCGCTTGGTGTATGGAGCCTCCAAGATCTGCGGCGCGTCTTCGGGATGCCTGGTGGCCGCGGCGTTGACTGTGGGACTCCCCATCG AAGATTTGTTTGCGGACTTGTTGGCGGCGGCCAAAGAGGCCAGAAAACATTGCCTGAGCGTCTTCCACCCGACCTTCAGCCTCCTGCGAACGCTGCGCGACTCCCTCCGAGAGAAACTTCCGGAAGATGCCCACAGGCGTGCCTCAGGGAGGCTGTGCGTGTCGCTCACCAGGATGAGCGACGGGAGCAATGTTCTGGTGTCTCACTTTGACAGTAGGGAGGAGCTTATACAG GTGCTAATGTGCAGCTGCTTCTTTCCCGTCTACTGCGGCTTCTTCCCGCCCTCCTACCGCGGACAG TTTTACATTGATGGGGCCCTGAGCAACAACATGCCGCTGCTGGAACTTCCTAACACCATCACGGTGGCGCCGTTCTGCAGCGAGAGCGACATTAGCCCCAAAGACGGCGCATGGGCTACCATCTCCGTGCACTGCTGTAATCTCAGCATCCAGGTGACTGCGGGAAACGTGCGACGCATCTACACCTCCTTCCTGCCTCCCGCCCCAGAG GAACTGGCTGAGATATTCCACAGTGGCTACAAGGATGCTCTTCACTTCCTGAGACAAGAGG AACTACTCGGAAGATCTTCGGACGAGGTGGAAGTTTCAATGGCAGCCTTTGGGGGACAACACTTGGGGTTGGAGCATAAACATCCACAAAGCCTCCCGCTCAAAGTTAAGAAAT cactGTGTGTGGCGTGTAGGAATGCAGGCGATATCCCAAGAAGCCAGAGCTCAAGTCCATTCGAAGGATTTTACTCCATGCTGACTCCACTGGTGTTGACGCTAGAGCTGATCTTGTTCCTTTTAAAGAG CCTGCTGAAAATGACCAACAAGCAGCAAAGACAAAgtggttgccatgacaacaacaGCAG TGTGTCTGCAAAGAAGAAACACAGCAGATTGGACTTGTACTCTGAAAAAAgatactga
- the LOC133502035 gene encoding uncharacterized protein LOC133502035 isoform X2 yields the protein MSIPVVDFSASSLNVEDIDQADLRQLSGELKMAFTEVGFVFLENTGISQAEVDDVMDASRRFFLQPDHLKRPFSRKTFPNNPNHGWVSLEAERLNPQKPGDLKEAFNLSSLHPDIKWPTSEAQAGLRETQTAFFHRCKELSLRVLRVMAHSLDVDPDVFLNAHRLIGTDENGTTLRSLYYPPVRSELAKEGQLRCGEHSDYGSITLLFQSAEGLQVRRRSGEFICAPCVPGAVLVNIADLMQRWTGDQFVSVLHRVLLPPAGDPGTRQSLAFFVQPDDEAVVTCIDGSQKYPPVRSDAYLNERFNDSYGRM from the exons ATGAGCATTCCGGTGGTTGACTTTAGTGCGAGCAGCCTCAACGTGGAGGATATCGACCAGGCAGACCTTCGCCAACTGAGCGGGGAGTTAAAAATGGCTTTTACCGAAGTGGGCTTCGTCTTCTTGGAGAATACTGGAATCTCTCAGGCGGAG GTTGATGATGTCATGGATGCTTCCAGAAGGTTCTTCCTGCAGCCAGATCACCTCAAAAGGCCTTTCAGCAGGAAAACCTTCCCAAACAATCCCAATCATGGCTGGGTATCCCTGGAGGctgaaag GTTAAATCCACAAAAACCGGGAGATCTAAAGGAGGCATTTAACCTGTCTTCGCTGCATCCCGACATt AAATGGCCCACATCTGAGGCGCAGGCGGGACTCCGGGAGACCCAGACGGCTTTTTTCCACCGCTGCAAAGAGCTGAGCCTGCGAGTTTTACGGGTGATGGCTCACAGTCTGGATGTGGACCCTGACGTCTTTTTGAACGCGCACCGCCTGATTGGAA CCGATGAGAACGGCACGACGCTGCGTTCGTTGTACTACCCGCCGGTGAGGAGCGAGCTCGCCAAGGAGGGTCAGCTGCGATGCGGAGAACATTCCGACTACGGGAGCATCACCTTGTTGTTCCAGAGCGCCGAGGGTCTCCAA GTGCGCCGACGTTCCGGTGAGTTCATCTGCGCGCCTTGCGTGCCCGGAGCCGTCCTCGTCAACATCGCTGACCTGATGCAGCGTTGGACCGGTGACCAATTTGTGTCTGTG CTCCACAGAGTTTTGCTCCCCCCGGCTGGCGACCCGGGCACACGTCAGTCTCTGGCGTTCTTCGTCCAGCCCGACGACGAGGCTGTGGTCACTTGCATCGACGGATCCCAAAAGTACCCCCCGGTGCGCTCGGACGCTTACCTCAACGAGCGCTTTAACGACTCCTACGGCCGGATGTGA
- the LOC133502035 gene encoding uncharacterized protein LOC133502035 isoform X1 produces MSIPVVDFSASSLNVEDIDQADLRQLSGELKMAFTEVGFVFLENTGISQAEVDDVMDASRRFFLQPDHLKRPFSRKTFPNNPNHGWVSLEAERLNPQKPGDLKEAFNLSSLHPDIKWPTSEAQAGLRETQTAFFHRCKELSLRVLRVMAHSLDVDPDVFLNAHRLIGTDENGTTLRSLYYPPVRSELAKEGQLRCGEHSDYGSITLLFQSAEGLQVRRRSEFCSPRLATRAHVSLWRSSSSPTTRLWSLASTDPKSTPRCARTLTSTSALTTPTAGCDTPPPHLPPLPDALLPTSSFIHSFLPLETAQLQVQKNVTSTPDIPHHRGDKF; encoded by the exons ATGAGCATTCCGGTGGTTGACTTTAGTGCGAGCAGCCTCAACGTGGAGGATATCGACCAGGCAGACCTTCGCCAACTGAGCGGGGAGTTAAAAATGGCTTTTACCGAAGTGGGCTTCGTCTTCTTGGAGAATACTGGAATCTCTCAGGCGGAG GTTGATGATGTCATGGATGCTTCCAGAAGGTTCTTCCTGCAGCCAGATCACCTCAAAAGGCCTTTCAGCAGGAAAACCTTCCCAAACAATCCCAATCATGGCTGGGTATCCCTGGAGGctgaaag GTTAAATCCACAAAAACCGGGAGATCTAAAGGAGGCATTTAACCTGTCTTCGCTGCATCCCGACATt AAATGGCCCACATCTGAGGCGCAGGCGGGACTCCGGGAGACCCAGACGGCTTTTTTCCACCGCTGCAAAGAGCTGAGCCTGCGAGTTTTACGGGTGATGGCTCACAGTCTGGATGTGGACCCTGACGTCTTTTTGAACGCGCACCGCCTGATTGGAA CCGATGAGAACGGCACGACGCTGCGTTCGTTGTACTACCCGCCGGTGAGGAGCGAGCTCGCCAAGGAGGGTCAGCTGCGATGCGGAGAACATTCCGACTACGGGAGCATCACCTTGTTGTTCCAGAGCGCCGAGGGTCTCCAA GTGCGCCGACGTTCCG AGTTTTGCTCCCCCCGGCTGGCGACCCGGGCACACGTCAGTCTCTGGCGTTCTTCGTCCAGCCCGACGACGAGGCTGTGGTCACTTGCATCGACGGATCCCAAAAGTACCCCCCGGTGCGCTCGGACGCTTACCTCAACGAGCGCTTTAACGACTCCTACGGCCGGATGTGATACacctcccccccacctcccgccCCTCCCCGATGCCTTGCTGCCAACAAGCAGCTTTATTCACTCTTTCCTGCCACTCGAAACAGCACAATTGCAAGTTCAGAAAAATGTGACGTCCACACCGGACATTCCTCACCACCGTGGAGACAAGTTTTGA
- the LOC133501981 gene encoding patatin-like phospholipase domain-containing protein 2, protein MQLLVGTAGWFPVTWTTSIQSDDRDVTAICSPLDANAHTNPGNVDIIQGHVLTTIFTHTNTRMSSSKEKEWSLSFAGCGFMGIYYVGASSCILERFPCLIRNASKIYGASAGALMAASLATGVPLEKCCTDLMYMAKEARKHKLGPLHPSYNLLQLVKESLLAGLPPDAHLRASGRLCISLTRVSDCKNVLVSDFDSREDLVQALLCSCFVPFYCGVIPPTYRGVHYVDGAVSDNLPRGHQKSTITVSAYAGESDLCPRGNTPSFHQVRFNNVSIQVNSENVYRVTSTFFPPQPEDMAEICHNGWTDALRFLQDNNLIDCEPPPRSLEALSPKPACCDLVEVPVEAAGSSEEHWWLNPSVIENLPVNLKKVLCVACRQAHPGGGFLSHMSELFPLKVSSSFLRFPSTKSFGPAFSLAQRMAHWLPDLRPDLSWLYRAAGGFQKNLYDKEDNEDEEEDEWVGSRLQRCSSLPSDLNLWSDQDETTLPSILSSNELDAYVPLTPPPTPTLKPEFRDVTS, encoded by the exons ATGCAGCTTCTCGTCGGGACTGCTGGCTGGTTTCCAGTCACGTGGACCACCTCCATCCAATCAGATGATCGTGACGTCACCGCTATCTGCTCACCTTTGGATGCCAACGCGCACACCAACCCAGGTAATGTGGACATAATACAAGGACACGTTTTAACAACCATTTTTACGCATACGAACACGAGAATGTCGAGCTCTAAGGAGAAAGAGTGGAGCCTCTCCTTCGCCGGCTGTGGTTTTATGGGCATTTATTACGTGGGAGCCTCGAGCTGTATCCTGGAGCGGTTCCCTTGTCTCATCCGGAACGCATCCAAGATCTACGGGGCCTCTGCGGGGGCCCTGATGGCCGCGTCCCTCGCCACGGGAGTCCCGCTGG AGAAGTGCTGCACGGATTTGATGTACATGGCAAAGGAGGCCCGGAAGCACAAACTGGGCCCACTGCACCCGTCTTACAACCTGCTGCAGCTGGTAAAGGAGTCGCTGCTGGCCGGCCTGCCGCCCGACGCCCACCTGCGCGCCTCCGGGAGGCTTTGCATCTCACTGACACGGGTGTCCGACTGCAAAAACGTCCTGGTGTCCGACTTCGACAGCCGAGAGGACCTCGTTCAG GCCCTTTTGTGCAGCTGTTTTGTCCCTTTCTACTGTGGAGTCATTCCTCCTACCTACCGTGGCGTG CACTACGTGGACGGCGCGGTCAGCGACAACTTGCCCCGCGGCCACCAGAAGAGCACCATCACCGTGTCGGCGTACGCCGGCGAGAGCGACCTCTGCCCGCGGGGGAACACTCCCAGCTTCCACCAGGTGCGCTTCAACAACGTCAGCATCCAGGTCAACTCGGAGAACGTCTACCGGGTGACCAGCACCTTCTTCCCGCCACAGCCGGAG GACATGGCTGAGATCTGCCACAACGGCTGGACCGACGCGCTACGCTTCCTACAAGACAACA ATCTTATAGATTGTGAACCTCCCCCAAGGAGTTTGGAGGCCCTTTCCCCCAAACCAGCCTGTTGTGATCTAGTTGAGGTGCCAGTGGAAGCCGCAGGGTCTAGCGAGGAGCACTGGTGGCTCAACCCATCCGTCATAGAGAACCTCCCAGTTAACCTCAAAAAAG TGTTGTGCGTGGCGTGCAGACAGGCGCACCCTGGTGGCGGTTTCCTGTCTCACATGTCTGAGCTGTTTCCACTCAAGGTGTCCTCCTCCTTCCTGCGGTTCCCTAGCACAAAGTCCTTCGGGCCGGCCTTCTCACTAGCGCAAAG AATGGCACACTGGCTGCCGGACCTGCGCCCGGACCTGAGCTGGCTCTACAGGGCGGCGGGAGGCTTCCAAAAGAATCTCTACGACAAGGAGGATAAcgaagatgaggaagaggatgaatG GGTGGGATCAAGATTGCAAAGGTGCTCCAGCCTGCCATCGGACCTGAACCTGTGGAGTGACCAGGACGAGACTACACTCCCGTCCATCCTGTCGTCCAATGAATTGGATGCATACGTGCCCCTAACTCCGCCCCCTACTCCTACCTTGAAGCCGGAGTTTAGAGACGTGACATCATAA